The proteins below are encoded in one region of Chitinophagales bacterium:
- a CDS encoding NAD-dependent succinate-semialdehyde dehydrogenase: MLYESRNPATGELLHTFEFHAFPDITVSESAHTKWKQTSIEERNRYLQQLAQLLKERKKELAAIITLEMGKPLREAEYEIEKSLTLFDYYGSHASKFLAPQIIETAASRSYITYEPMGIIFCIMPWNFPFWQVLRFAVPALYAGNAVILKHAPSVPQCAQAIEQLFTDAGFENGIFKNYFLSNADAANLIAHPQIRGTSFTGSDTTGSIIAAQAGKHLKKVVMELGGNDAFIVLKDAHIPTTVAGAIKSRSINAGQACNGAKRFIVVKEKIEAFTQELTQAVFALQVGNPLENSTQIGPLARKDLQQKVLQQIENSIAQGAVAHRSPQSIPAIGNYVCPTILTQVKPGNTAFEEEIFGPVFSIVKAENEQHAVTLANQSKYGLGASIWTSDLAQAEALIPQIESGNVFVNDIVKSDVRLPFGGIKQSGYGRELSEYGLKEFVNIKTVFIK; the protein is encoded by the coding sequence ATGCTGTACGAAAGCCGCAATCCCGCCACAGGCGAATTGCTACATACTTTTGAGTTTCATGCCTTTCCGGATATTACGGTTTCGGAAAGTGCCCATACAAAATGGAAGCAAACAAGTATTGAAGAAAGAAACCGATACTTACAGCAATTAGCGCAGCTGCTAAAAGAGAGAAAAAAAGAATTAGCAGCCATCATTACGCTCGAAATGGGAAAGCCACTTCGCGAAGCAGAATATGAAATAGAAAAATCACTCACCCTTTTCGATTACTACGGAAGCCACGCCTCTAAATTTTTAGCACCTCAAATTATAGAAACAGCCGCCAGCAGAAGTTACATTACTTACGAACCCATGGGAATTATCTTCTGCATCATGCCTTGGAATTTTCCCTTTTGGCAAGTGCTTCGGTTTGCTGTACCGGCCTTGTATGCAGGCAATGCCGTAATTTTAAAACACGCACCTTCGGTACCCCAATGCGCACAAGCCATCGAGCAGCTTTTTACCGATGCAGGTTTTGAAAATGGAATCTTTAAAAATTACTTTCTAAGCAATGCCGATGCTGCCAATCTTATTGCACATCCACAAATTAGAGGCACTAGCTTTACCGGCAGCGATACCACCGGCAGCATAATTGCAGCACAAGCAGGCAAGCATCTAAAAAAAGTAGTAATGGAACTAGGCGGAAACGATGCATTTATTGTATTGAAAGACGCACACATACCAACCACAGTAGCCGGAGCCATAAAATCGCGCAGCATCAATGCCGGGCAAGCATGCAATGGAGCTAAACGCTTTATTGTGGTAAAAGAAAAAATTGAAGCATTTACTCAAGAACTCACGCAAGCCGTTTTTGCACTGCAAGTAGGTAATCCTTTAGAAAACAGTACACAAATTGGGCCATTGGCGCGAAAAGATTTACAACAAAAGGTACTACAACAAATAGAAAACAGCATTGCACAAGGTGCAGTAGCACACCGTTCGCCACAATCCATTCCTGCTATTGGCAACTATGTATGCCCCACCATACTCACACAAGTAAAACCGGGCAATACAGCATTTGAAGAAGAAATTTTTGGACCCGTGTTTTCCATTGTGAAAGCCGAAAACGAGCAGCATGCCGTTACCTTGGCCAACCAATCGAAATATGGCTTGGGTGCTTCTATTTGGACATCAGACCTCGCACAAGCCGAAGCGCTTATTCCACAAATAGAATCGGGCAATGTATTTGTAAACGATATCGTAAAAAGCGATGTGCGCTTGCCCTTTGGAGGCATTAAGCAGAGTGGCTATGGCAGAGAACTCAGCGAATACGGACTAAAAGAATTTGTAAACATAAAAACGGTGTTCATAAAATAG